TCTTGGATGTGTGGATCTGAagaatcttcttctttgtagAAGGATCTGGGTTCTCGAATAGAATCTTACGATCAATTCTACCAGGTCTAATTAATGCTGGGTCTAGGGTTTCTATCTTATTTGTCGCCATAATAACTTTAACATCTCCCCTATCATCAAAACCGTCTAGTTGGTTCAATAGTTCCAACATAGTTCTTTGCACTTCTCTTTCACCTCCAGATGTAGAATCGTAACGCTTAGTACCAATTGCatcgatttcatcaatgaagaCAATAGATGGCGCATTTTCACTAGCTGTTTTGAATAGCTGCCTGACTAGTCTTGGACCATCACCTAGATATTTTTGGATCAACTCAGATCCAACGATCCTCAAGAATGACGCACTGGTCTGGTTAGCAACAGCTTTAGCCAGTAAAGTCTTACCGGTACCTGGAGCACCATAAAGGATAACACCTTTAGGTGGCTTAATACCCATCTCTTCGTATAATTCAGGATGTGTTAGTGGTAATTCAACGgcttctttgatttcttggatttgacTCTCCAAACCACCAATATCAGAGTAACTCTCGGTTGGTGCCTTATCCATCTTCATAACATTGACCATTGGATCGGCCTCGTCCTGCAAAATACCAACTATACTAACAGTTTTATGGTGTAATAAAACTTGGCATCCCGGTTCAAGAAGAGACTtatcaacaaatgaaagaatCGACACATAATACTCAGGCCCACTTGACGAGGAAACAATGGCATGGTCATCGTCTATTATTTCTTCCAATGTACCAACAGTCATAGGAAATCCTCTAACATCGTCgattttctctctttcctCGGCCTGTCTCTGTTCAGTTGGTTGTAATAATTCTTGATTCGTCACAAATTCTTCCTCCAATAATAAATGATCTTTAATTCTTTCTAACCTGAGAAGCTTAAGTTTACATCTCGTATTCGGTAAAACGTTGGGTAGTTTAACATTCTTATCAGACATAttccttctcttcttcctACCAAATGTTCTGCTTTGCGCAGGTGGTTCATATTTGGGCTTCTCctgttttttcttgtcccctttcttcttgttctgTCCTGGTATAGATGCGTCTTGTCCCATTGTATTGTAGTGCTGTGTTCAGGTACGTaacttgatgaaaatagaaCAAGTTTAGCGCTTTGCCACCAGGTTACGGTTGTCTAGTTAGTAAAGAAAAACGAAACAAGttctcattttcatgaaCGCCCTCGGTGCTGAAAGGGAAACCCTCAGCTGTGCACACATGAAtaatttctccaattcgATATAGTAAAACTTCAAGTGTTTTAAAAGATCtcttttctgtttctcaTACGACTAGCAGGCAAGTTTAGAGTCGTAAAGGTTTTAAAGATGTCACAGCAAGGTGTAAAAGAAACCTATGTCCAACTATCGAAACCTTTCTTCACTCTTCAGGAGATTGAGTTCATAGAGAGAAATAATATTGATTTATACCAAAATTTACGAGATTTCAAGTCGAAAACTAAAGCGACATTCCAAACATTGATAAGTCTAGCCATCAAATTGAACCTTCCTGTTAAAGTACTTCAGAATTCGAGTTATTATTATCAGAAATTTTATCTCTTGAATAACAACTACAAAAAATACAGCAGTTTGCATTTTGAAGTCGGGTTATCTGTTCTCTTTATATCCTTGAAACTCAATGATTTCataaaaaaagtaaatatTGTG
The window above is part of the Pichia kudriavzevii chromosome 1, complete sequence genome. Proteins encoded here:
- a CDS encoding uncharacterized protein (PKUD0A13000; Pfam Domains: AAA(5.2e-82)), whose translation is MGQDASIPGQNKKKGDKKKQEKPKYEPPAQSRTFGRKKRRNMSDKNVKLPNVLPNTRCKLKLLRLERIKDHLLLEEEFVTNQELLQPTEQRQAEEREKIDDVRGFPMTVGTLEEIIDDDHAIVSSSSGPEYYVSILSFVDKSLLEPGCQVLLHHKTVSIVGILQDEADPMVNVMKMDKAPTESYSDIGGLESQIQEIKEAVELPLTHPELYEEMGIKPPKGVILYGAPGTGKTLLAKAVANQTSASFLRIVGSELIQKYLGDGPRLVRQLFKTASENAPSIVFIDEIDAIGTKRYDSTSGGEREVQRTMLELLNQLDGFDDRGDVKVIMATNKIETLDPALIRPGRIDRKILFENPDPSTKKKILQIHTSKMSMAPDVNLDDIVSSKDDLSGADIKAICTEAGLLALRERRMQVIAEDFKQAKERVLKNKIEENLEGLYL